GATGCGGATGAAAAGGAATTATTGGACAACGGAATGGATGAAAGCTGATTATACTGGTTTAGGGTGAAACAATAAAAAAATTTTCTGATGACGCCTTTATGCCGCCCTTACGGGGCTATTTTTGTTTTAACTTCATCTACCCAGGGCGTTGCCCTGGGCTATAATATGTCGCCCCGTTGGGGCTTCAGACAAGCCCTGAAAGGGCGAACTACCGTAGCCCAGGGCAACGCCCTGGGTAAAACGCCCCCCAACAATAATAGCCCTGAAAGGGCGGCATAAAATGATGCAACGCGAGCCCAAAAACAGCGATGGCCCTCTTGGAACGCCATCAAATTTAAATATTCAACCTCAAGCAGTATAAATACAAGACCTGAACCCGATCCGAACCGCTTGCTCCGCCCCTTGGATTCGATCTTGAGCTTCATACTGACTTGTGAAAGGCTGCGCCGGGAAACAGTGAGGTTTGTTTTGGGAGGGAATCCATGAAATTCGAAACATTCAAAGCCGGACGGTGGGCTAAGCGCTACCAGTACCAGAGCTTTGAGCCGGTTCCCGTCAATCACCCCTGGACATGGGAAGACCCCGCCATCAACACCTTGTTGGAGCAGGCCACCCGGGCCCTGGGCGAGCTGAACGCCTTTTCACTGATCGTACCGGATATCGATCTGTTCATTCAGATGCACGTGGTCAAGGAGGCGCAGACATCCAGCAAGATCGAGGGAACTCAGACCGGCATCGGCGAAGCACTGATGGAGGAAGAGCAGATCAGCCCGGAAAAACGTGATGATTGGCGCGAGGTGCGTAATTACATCGAAGCGGTCAACACCGCGATTATCGAGTTGCAGAATCTACCGCTGTCCAACCGGCTGCTGAAGCGAACACACGCGATCCTGATGCGCAGCGCACGTGGCGAGCACAAGTTGCCTGGAGAATTTCGAACCAGTCAGAACTGGATCGGTGGTTCGAGTCTGAACGATGCCACTTTTATTCCACCGCACCGGGATAACGTGCCCGAGTTGATGAGTGACTTGGAGAAATTCTGGCACAACGAGGAGATCATCGTCCCCCATCTCATTCGCGCCGCCATCAGCCACTACCAGTTCGAGACCATTCACCCGTTTCTGGACGGCAACGGAAGAATAGGCCGCCTGTTCATCCCGCTCTACCTGATCAGCCACGGCCTGTTGGCCAAACCTTCTTTATATCTTTCAGACTTTTTCGAGCGCAACAGGGCCAGCTACTATGACGCCCTGATGCGGGTTCGTGTTGGCAACGACCTGATCCACTGGGTGCGCTTCTTTCTCAACGGCGTTGCGCAAACAGCCGCTAAGGGGCGGGAGGTATTCCGGCAGATCCTGGCCCTGCGCAGCGAAGTCGAACAATCCGTCATGGGGATGGGCAAACGGGCGGCAACCGCTCACCAAACGCTCAACCTGCTGTATCGCAAGCCGGTGATCGATGCGAGCGACCTGGAACGGGAACTGAAGGTGTCCACCCCCACGGCCAACGCATTGATCAAGTCTTTGAGAAATAAGGGAATTCTTGTGGAAACCACCGGGCAGCAACGGGGCCGGGTTTATGCCTTTGATCGTTACCTTAGCCTTTTCTTAAGTTAAAGAAAACGCCTTTCCTTTAACTAAGACTTTTGCTAAGCAAAAGATGATCCCAGCTTTGACCGGCGCTTTCGCGCCTGCCCCATGCTCAGCTCTTTATCCAGCAGTCCGTTCAAAAACCCTCAAGTGCAAGGAGCAATCCCGCACCTACTTGGGTAGGGAACACTCTGACGCTTGAAAGATTTGTTATCCCAAGTAGATGCGGGACGACGCGGCAATTGGGGGTTTTTCAACGAACAGTTGAGCACCAACAAGCTGGTTGAGGAGTCGGGCGCGTATGCGCTGGCGGCCTGGGATACGGAAAACCATTTTCGGGCCTTGGCGGCGACGGGAATGTGAACCGGACGCTGGAGATCCTGGAGCGGCTGGATGCCGAGGACAATCAGGCGGGTGCAGAGTGCGCCGCCCTCGCCGTCCTGTCCGCCGCGACTTGCCTGCTGGCAAGCGAACCGACGCGGCCTCGCGTTGTCAAAATGCTGAAATACAAGACCTGACCCTGATTCCTTGAACTCGTTTGGCCTGGGACGTGCCGTTGTGAATGAGTCAATGTTTCAATTTTGTATCGTTTTTTTTGACTGACAAAGAGATCGGATTCTGTGAACAAGTGTCCAGGGAGAGCAGATCATGAATTCTAAACCTGAAGGAGCCGGAGCCCGAGCCTGCTGGTTTGTCGGGGCTACATACGGTGGAACCGGTGATCAAACACCCCGTTTCCTGCGGGAAGGCATTTGGGAGAATGGGTATCAGGACAAATATCTCGACACGGTCAAGTCCATCCAGGCTGGAGATCGTATTGCGATCAAATCGTCCTATACACGAAAACACGATCTGCCTTTTGATAACCGCAGCCAAACCGTTTCCGTCATGGCAATCAAGGCCATTGGCACGGTCAAGGAGAATTTTGGCGACGGACGGACATTGAAGGTTGATTGGAAACCATATGATCCTCCGCGTGAATGGTATTTCTATACCAACAGAAGCACGGTTTGGCGTGTCTTGCCGGGTGATTGGACCACGGACGCGCTGATTGGCTTTGCGTTTGAGGAAAAGCCTCAAGACATCAATCGGTTTCGCAATGCTCCCTATTGGCGTGAGCGTTTTGGCGACACAACCGCCGATAAGCGTCGCTTCAACTGGACTCGTTTTTATGAGGCGATGGCTGACCAGATCCTTTCCTTCAGGAATCGACGCAGTGAATTGGTTTCCAGCATCCACGCCATTGCCGAAAGACATGACTGCATGTCCATCCTGAATGATCAGTACGAGAAAGGTGTTCCCGGCGGACCACTGAAAGATATATGCCCATTTACCGTCATGGGCATTTTCAACAGGGGGATTACAGATGCCAATCGCAAAGCTTTGGCGAATGAGCTGGCGAGCCTTCTTGGCGTATCGGTACCGGTTCCCGATTCCTTTGAGGGGATTCCCGTTGTAAATAATCAAAGGTCATGGTTTTTTGCTTACAGCTATCAACGCCAACCAGACGACATAGACGCTCTATGGGAGATATTTGCCCAAGCGATTGCCTTCTCGGATACGAATGATGCCGAAACACGATCAGCATTTACCGCGGCGTTCGACAACGCCTCAAAACGCTGGGGAGTAGGGTGGAATCTGACCATGGGGCTTTACTGGATCCGCCCATGGAGCTTCCCTACGCTTGACGGTCAATCACAGGATTACATCCGCAAAAAACTCAATATCCAAATCGGAAAAAACGGCCCAAAAGGCCGCTGTAGTGCGCGTGATTATCTCGAACTGCTGGATACCCTTGAGGCACGCTTTCAAGAGGACGCTTACCCCGTCCACTCTTTTCCTGAGCTCTCTCTAGCGGCATGGCTCTATAAAGACAGCGGAAAGTCCTTCCATCCAAAGGCGACAGACACTGATGGGCAGGATGCTGAAATGTTTGAGGAAGACATTGAGCTAGACGAAGCAGATGCCGATTTGAAAGATTTGTTCCCAAAATTCGATCAGTTAATGATCCCCCTTTTGAGGCTCCTGATTGATGGCAAGGAACATCTTGCCAAAGATGTCTTTCGGGAACTCAAGTCCCTGATGGGACTGGAGAAGTATGACGTCATTACCCTTGATTCTACTGGCCAGCCGTTGTTCGATAATCGAGCAGGTTGGGCAAAGTCTTACCTTAAGAAAGCAGGACTTGTTGTTTTTCCCAAAAGAGGTTTTGTTCAAATTTCCGAGAAAGGTCTGGAATTTTTAAATCAGCCTCAATCGGAGTTGGAGAAGTATAGTACTTTTACAGATTTTTTTGCATCAACATCATCATCACCGATGGATGAATCACGGCCAATAGTTCCGTATTCGATAGACGACATTCTCTCGGATGGTTGCTTCATCTCGCGAGAAAAAATCGAAAAAATTCTTGAACGCCTACGAACCAAGAAAAACCTGATACTCCAGGGGCCGCCGGGAACTGGAAAAACGTGGCTGGCAAAGCGATTGGCTTTTGCTTTGATCGGGCAACGCGACGACAGCAAAGTCCGAGCTGTCCAATTTCACCCAAACCTCTCTTACGAAGACTTTATTCGCGGCTGGCGACCGATCGGCGACGGAAAACTTACTCTTGTGGACGGCCCGTTTCTGGAGATGATGAAGTCAGCCTCGAAAGAGCCCACATCACGACACGTCGTCGTCATCGAAGAGATCAACCGAGGGAACCCCGCACAGATTTTTGGGGAAATGCTGACGCTGCTTGAGGCGGACAAGAGAACGCCGAACGAAGCCCTGGAGCTTTCCTATAAGCAGTCGGATGGCGAACGAGTATTTATCCCAGACAACTTGTACGTCATCGGTACGATGAATATTGCCGACCGTTCCCTTGCACTGGTCGATCTGGCACTACGGCGTCGTTTTGCCTTCATTGACCTGGAACCCTCACTGGGCAAGCCCTGGAAAGACTGGGTTCTGTCCCAGTGCGGTATTGACGTTGACATCCTTGCTGAGATTGAACAGCGCCTCACTGCCCTGAACAACGTAATTTCCGCGGATACCGGCCTCGGACCGCAGTTCCGTTTGGGACACAGTTATGTTACGCCTCCGTTCGGCATACCTATCAATAATCCCCGAGAATGGTTCCGCCAAGTCGTTGATACGGAAATCGGTCCACTGCTCGACGAGTACTGGTTTGATGCGCTTGAAAAGTCCCAGCAAGCCAGGGAACGTCTACTCGAAGGTTTTTAACCGTGACTTTGGGGACACCCGAACATGCATCATGTTCAAAGGATGATGGAGGTCGGATCGGCCGCATCCCGGTACGCAACCTTTGGCTGCTTATGCTCTACGCATCGGAACTATTTCGAGATATTGAGAATGCCAAGGTCGCTGTAGAGGACAATCCAGATGATATTCCCGATCTGGTGGCGGAAATACTCTGCCGTCAGGTTGAACGCCGCATCCAACGCAATTTGAGCTATGGCTACCAGTCGCGGGAAGCTGAACTGAACCGGGTACGCGGACGTATCAATCTGCTGAATACCGAAAGGCGTCGTTTGCTTGACCGGGGAAAAGTGGCTTGCCGGTTCGATGAATTGACCATTGATACTGCTCGAAACCGCTTTGTACGTTCGGCCCTTGAGAATATCTCCAAAGTAGTCCGCCGTAATGGACTGGCCCGCCGATGCAAGGCGTTGGCCGCAAGTTTAAGGCAGATGGGGGTAACCGGGGAACAGCCTGGTCGTGGCGAAGTTTTCATCGCCCGCTTTGGCAGGCACGATGTAGATGACCAACCAATGGTTGCCGCAGCCTATTTGGCTTTTAACCTTGCCTTACCAACGGAAGCCGAGGGTTCTAGGCAATTGCCGTTGCCGGATCGTGAAATAAGCTGGGTTCGCAAACTTTACGAGAAAGGTGTCGCTGGATTCTATGATGTTGTGCTTTCAGGAAAAGGGTGGCGTGTCGGCTCCGGCAAGGTGATTGATTGGCAGATTGAGAGTAAAAGTCCAGGTATAGACAGAATCCTACCCTCCATGCGGACCGACATCATACTTGATCACTCTGGTACGGAACGTCGTATTGTTATCGACACCAAGTTCAACTCCGTTGTCACTCGGGGCTGGTATCGAGAAGAATCTCTACGCAGCGGGTATGTATACCAGATATATGCATATTTGAGGTCACAGGAAGGCCGTGGCGATCTGCTCGCTGAGAAGGCATCGGGGCTACTTCTGCATCCTTCTGTGGGCGATATGGTTAACGAAGCCGTGATGATCCAGAACCATGAGATTCGATTTGCCACTGTCGATCTCGCGGCCTCGGCAAAGGAGATCCGAGGGCAGCTTTTGCAGGTTCTTGATTTTGCCATCTGAAGAGAGTGTCAAACGGAGAAAACCTATGACCAACAATCCGAATCCGCCCCGCATCGAGAGCCTCTCCGTGCGCAACTACCGTGCGTTGAGAGAGCTGACTCTTGATCAACTGACGCCGCTGACCGTGCTGTTGGGGCCTAATGGCAGCGGCAAGTCCACGGTGTTCGATGTTTTCGCGTTTCTCTCCGAATGTTTCTCCGATGGTCTGCGCAAGGCTTGGGATCGTCGGGGCCGTTTTCGCGAGTTGCGCAGCAGAGATCAGGGCGGGCCGATCGTCATCGAGGTCAAGTATCGTGAACAGCCGGATGCCTACCTGATTACCTACCATTTGGAAATTGAGGAACAGGCCAAGGGGCCCGTGGTGAAGCGGGAGTTTTTGCGCTGGAAGCGGGGCCATCCGGCCGCCCCTTTCCTTTTTCTGGACTACCGTTACGGCAAGGGCAAGGTGATCACCGGCGAACAACCCGAGCCGAGCGACATCCGTGTGGACAAGCCGCTGTCCGGGCCGGAGGTGCTGGCGGTCAGCACTCTGGGTACGCTGGCGGAGAATCCGCGGGTCATTGCCTTGCGAAATTTCATCACCGGCTGGCATCTTTCCTATCTGTCCGCTGACGCTGTCCGGGGCAATCCCGAAGCGGGCGCCGAGGAGCGGCTTTCGCCCACCGGCGACAATCTGCCCAATGTCGTCCAGTACCTGCGCGAACAGCATCCGGAGCGACTGGAGCGGATTTTCGAGACCTTGCGCCGCCGCATCCCGCGGATCGAAAAGGTGCAGGCAGAGGTGCTTCAGGACAGTCGTCTGCTGTTGCTGGTCAAGGACGCGCCATTTTCAACGCCGGTCTTGTCTCGTTTCGCCTCCGACGGCACCCTCAAGCTGCTGGCCTACCTGACCCTGCTCTACGACCCGGAGCCTCCCCGACTCGTGGGTATCGAGGAACCGGAAAACTACCTGCATCCCCGGCTGTTGCCCGAGTTGGCGGAAGAGTGCCGACTAGCCTCCGACCACACCCAGCTCATCGTCACGACCCATTCGCCCTTTTTTATCAATCCTCTTCAGCCGAAAGAGGTTCGTGTGTTGTACCGGACCGCGGATGGATACACGCGGGCACGGCGGGCCAGCGACATGCCCGGCGTTCAAGAATTTCTGGACCAGGGAGCCAACCTGGGTGAACTTTGGATGGAGGGGCATTTCGACGTCGGCGATCCCCTGAATCCCCAAAGCCTTATGGGTCTGGACGATGAGCCATGATCCAGCTCGAGTTGATCGTTGAAGAAGCTTCCGCCGAGGAGGCTCTGCGGCACTTACTCCCCGGAATGTTGCGTGGCCGTGCCCGTGCCAAGGTGATCAACCTCGGAAGCAAGTACAAACTGCTCAAGGTGCTTGAGGACCGATTGCGAGCTTACCGGACGCGTATCGACAAGGGCGAGAACTTGCGTGTCGTGGTGCTGCTTGATCGTGATGATGACGATTGTGTCCTGCTGAAGGACAGACTGGAGCAAGCATCAGCACAGGCGGGCCTGCCCTCCAAATCCCGACCGGATGAGCGTGGCCGTTTTTTCGTGGTGAACCGGATCGTGATCGAAGAACTGGAATCCTGGTTCATAGGCGATCCAGAGGCGTTGCGAGGGGCGTTCACAAGACTGCCCAGGATCACGCCGACGAGCGGTATCTTCCGCAATCCGGACAACGGCGGAACCTGGGAAGCTCTGCACCGCTTTCTGAAGAAGCACGGCATCTACAGAAACTCTTACCCAAAGATCGATGCGGCCCGGCGCATCGCTCCGAACATGCGGATCGACCGGAACAGGTCTAGGAGCTTTGGGCAGTTCGTCGCGGGTATCGAGGCGATGCTGGCCTGAAAGGTTGGCGCGTCCTTGTGGGGCCATTTCAAGCTATCTCCTCACTCACTCCCCTCGCTCCCCCCTCAATCATCCAGCCGAATATCCTTCCCCTCCTTGATCCGCTTCATGGTCCTGACCGCGCACATCTTGCCGCACATGGTGCAGGAGTCCTCGTGGTGCGGGCGGGAGGAGGCGCGGTAGGCCCGGGCTTTTTCCGGGTCCAGGGCCAGGGTGAACATGCCTTCCCAGTCCAGGTCGGCGCGGGCCTTGGACATTTTGTCGTCCCAGTTGCGTGCTCCGGGGATGCCCTTGGCGATGTCCGCGGCGTGGGCCGCGATGCGGGCGGCCATGATCCCTTCCTTCATATCCTCCAAGGTGGGCAGGCGCAGGTGTTCCGCCGGGGTGACGTAGCAGAGGAAGTCCGCGCCAGCGGCCGCGGCCACGGCTCCGCCGATGGCGCTGGTGATGTGGTCGTAGCCCGGGGCCACGTCCGTGACCAGGGGGCCGAGCACGTAGAAGGGCGCGCCGTGGCAGAGCCGCTTCTCCAGGACCATGTTCGCGGCGATCTCGTTCAGGGCCATGTGTCCGGGGCCTTCGATCATCACCTGGACGTCGCGCTCCCAGGCCCGTTTGGTCAGTTCGCCCAGGACGATCATTTCCTGAACCTGGACCGCGTCCGTGGCGTCGTGCAGGGAGCCCGGGCGGCAGCCGTCGCCCAGGCTCAGGGTCACGTCGTGCTTTACGCAGATGTCCAGGAGCCGGTCGTAATGCTCGTAGAACGGGTTCTCGGCGTCGTTCTCCTTCATCCAGGCGTAGAGCAGGGAGCCGCCCCGGGAGACCAGGGAGGTCAGGCGGTCGGTTTTCTCGATCCGCTCCGCGGTCAGCCGGTTCAGACCGCAGTGGATGGTCAGAAAATCCACGCCGTCGTCCACATGGGTCTGGACTACGTCGAAGAACTCGTCAGCGGTGATGTCGGACAGGTTCTTGTCGTAGAACCCCACGGCGTCGTAGATGGGCACCGTGCCGATCATGGCCCGGGACTCGGCGATCAGGGCCTGGCGGAATTCCCTTGTCTTGCCGAAGCAGCTCAGGTCCATGATCGCCTCGGCCCCCAGGCGCAGGGCGTGGCGGACCTTTTCCATTTCCAGGTCCATGTCGCAGGCGTCCTTGGAAATGCCCAGGTTGACGTTGATCTTGGTGCGCAATCCCCGTCCGACCCCCTCGGGGTCCAGGTGGGCGTGGTTCTTGTTGGCCGGAATGATCACCTCGCCCGCGGCCATGCGCTCCACTAGGGTTTCCACGGGCAGATTTTCCTTGGCCGCCACGGTGCGCATCTGGTCCGTGATAATGCCCCTGCGGGCCGCATCCATCTGGGTTGTCCAGTTCATGATCGTCATTCCTTTATATTATTGTTCATGGCGTTGCGCAGGGCCCGGATCTGCCCGGCGATGTCCGGCTTGGCGACGATTTCCGTGATCATGGCCACGCAGGACGCACCTCTGTGAATCACTTCCCCGATGTTGTGCTCCTTGATCCCGCCGATGACCACGAAGGGAATGGACAGATTGGCCGTGACCCATTCCAGATATTCCAGGCCCACCGGCGCGCAGACGTCCTTCTTGGTCTTGGTGGCGAAGATCGGCCCCACGCCGATGTAGTCCGCCCCGGCCGCCACAGCGGCCCGGGCCTGGTCCGGGGAGTGGGTGGACAGGCCGATGATCTTGCCCGGTCCGAGCAGGCGGCGGACCACCGGGACAGGCAGGTCGTCCTGGCCCACGTGTACGCCGTCCGCGTCCATGGCCTGGGCCACGGCTACGTCGTCGTTGACCAGAAACAGGGCTCCGGCCTCGCGGGTCAGCTCCCGGATGGCCGCGCATTCCTCCAGCTTGACCCGTCCGAGCTTGTCCTTCTCCCGGTACTGAATGAGCTTGATTCCGGCGTCCAACATGGCCCGGACCACCTCCAGGTTGGACCGACCCAGGGAGTGCTCCTCGCTGGTCAGGCAGTACAGGTCGATGTTGTGCAAGGGATTGTTCATGAGACGCTTCCTTGATGATGTGGATGGAGAGGGTGTTGAAGATGCAAAAAATGATGCAGCACCACGTCGGCCTGCTTGGCCGCGGCCACGGCGACCAGGGGGGCCAGCGGGGGAGTATCCGAACAGGCGGCGGTTTGCTCGTCGCCCACGAGGAAGAAGTTGGCCCGGAGGCGTCTGGTGCGAATCCGGTCGGCGTTCCCGCATCCGGCAATGCCCGAGGCGGCCACGAACAAGGCCGAGGTGGGGAGCATGGCCTCGGCCAGCAGCTTTTTCACGGACGGGTCATCCACGCATTCCAGCACGGCATCGCAACCGGCAAACAGGCCCTGAACGTTGTCTTCCATGATCCGCGACTCCAGCAGTTCCAACTCCAGATCCGGGTTGATGCACAGCAGGTTGGCGGCCAGGGCTACGACCTTGGGCAGGCCGACCTGGTCCGGGAAGAAGAACTGCCGGTTCAGGTTGGAGGGTTCCACCCGGTCGAAATCCACGAGCACGAAGCGCTTGAACCCGGAACGGACCAGGGCGTGGGCGCAGTTGGAGCCCAGACCACCGGCCCCGGCCAGGCCGACGCGCACCCGTTGCAGGCGGGCCAGGGCCTCCGGGCCGATGTGATGGGCGATGCCTTGTTCAATGATATTCATGAGGAAATTATATCAAGCTGGGCGTTGGGGGTTTAAAACAAACGTTTCGGGCAGTTCGTTCAAAAAACCCAAGTACAAGGAGTAAAAAAAAGGCAAGGTTGAAGCGTATTTGATCATACGTGAGACTTTGGCCTTTTTGCAGCGACGCAGCAAATGGGAGTTTTTCAACGAACGGCCAACGGCTGCCAGTCCTTGAACACCGGCTGATAGCCCTTGGACCGGAGCATGGCCGCGATCTCGCCAACGCCGCGGTCGTCGGCCACCTCGAACTGCGGGGTTCCTGCCTGATCCGCCCCGTGGCCGCCCACGGACGTGGAGACCCCGGCGGAGAGCCGGGTTACGCCCAGGGGCAGGAGGTTTTCCCGCAGCCCGGGGGCTTCCCGGGTGGACAGGGTGATGGCTGCCCGGGGCAGGAACAGGCGCTGGGCCAGGAGGATCTGGGTCAGATCCCGGTCCGAAACCGGATGCTCAGGCTGCCAGCCCGCGGCATGAGGGCGCATCCGGGGCAGGGACAGGCCGATTTCCGCGCCGGGATAGCGATCCTGCAGCCAGCGGGCGTGCAGGGCGGCCCAGAAGGCGTCGGTACGCCAATTGCCTAGGCCGTAGAGCGCGCCGATCCCCACCCAGCGCATGCCTGCCCGGCAGGCCCGCTCCGGTGCGTCCAGGCGGAAGGCGTAGTCCCGTTTGGGGCCGCTGGGATGCATCCGGGCATATTGTTCTGGATCGTAGGTTTCCTGATAAATCGTCAGCCCCTCGGCCCCGGCGGTGATCATCCGGGCGTATTCCTCCTGGGTCAGGGCGTAGACCTCCAGGAGCAGGCTGGGGAAAAATCCGCGAAGCACGGCCAGAACCTGCTCCAGATACTCCGGCGGGGCCTTGGCCCGGGCATCGCCGGTGAGCAACAGGATCTGGCGCAATCCGGTGATTGCTATGTGCTCGGCCTCAACCCGGACCTCCTCCAGGGTAAGCTGACGGCGCTTGTTTTTCTGTTCCGCGTTGAAGCCGCAATACACGCAGCGGTTGGTGCAGAAATCCGAAACATAGAGCGGGGTGAACAGCTGAACCGCCCGGCCGAAATGCCGCAGGGTCACGGCCGCGGCCTTGCGGGCCAGTTCTTCCAGCATGGTCCCGGCGGCAGGCGAGAGCAGGGTCAACAGGTCATCCGGGCCGAGGCGGTCCTTGTCCAGGGCTCGGAGTACGTCCTGGCGCTGGTAGCCATGGATGGCCTTGGGCATGTCCAGGCCGGCATAGGTGCCCATGACTTCGGCAAAACTCATGGGCATTATCCTTCCAGAAAGCCGGTCAATGGCGAGGAAGCCTCGGCCTTCAGGCGCTGTAGTCCGGCCCCGGCCAGGAACCCGCGCCGCCCGGCCCGCACGGCTTCACCAAAGGCTCTGGCCATGCTCACGGGATCGGCGGCCGTGGCAATGGCCGTGTTCACCAGCACCGCGTCCGCGCCCATCTCCATGGCCTCGCAAGCATGGGAAGGCCGGCCCAGCCCGGCGTCCACGATAATCGGCAGGTCGATCTCCTCAATCAGGATACGGATCATCTCCCTGGTTTGCAGGCCGCGATTAGTACCGATGGGTGCGCCCAGGGGCATCACCGCCGCGGCTCCGGCGGAAGCCAGGTCACGGGCCACATACAGGTCCGCGTTGACGTAGGGCAGGACGACGAACCCTTCGGCGGCCAGGACTTCCGTGGCCCGCACCGTGGCGTATCCGTCCGGGAGCAGGTGGTTGTTGTCCGCGATGACCTCGATCTTGATCCAGTTCCCACATCCCATGGCCCTGGCCAGCCGGGCGATGCGCACGGCCTCGTCCGCGGTGCGCGCGCCGGAGGTGTTGGGCAGCAGGCGCATGTGTTTGGGGATGTGGTCCATGACGTTGCCGGTTGCGGC
This region of Desulfonatronum thiodismutans genomic DNA includes:
- the thiH gene encoding 2-iminoacetate synthase ThiH, with amino-acid sequence MSFAEVMGTYAGLDMPKAIHGYQRQDVLRALDKDRLGPDDLLTLLSPAAGTMLEELARKAAAVTLRHFGRAVQLFTPLYVSDFCTNRCVYCGFNAEQKNKRRQLTLEEVRVEAEHIAITGLRQILLLTGDARAKAPPEYLEQVLAVLRGFFPSLLLEVYALTQEEYARMITAGAEGLTIYQETYDPEQYARMHPSGPKRDYAFRLDAPERACRAGMRWVGIGALYGLGNWRTDAFWAALHARWLQDRYPGAEIGLSLPRMRPHAAGWQPEHPVSDRDLTQILLAQRLFLPRAAITLSTREAPGLRENLLPLGVTRLSAGVSTSVGGHGADQAGTPQFEVADDRGVGEIAAMLRSKGYQPVFKDWQPLAVR
- a CDS encoding thiazole synthase, with translation MMDDLFEIGGERLGSRLLTGTGKYGDDAVIPDVCVASGSEVITVALRRVDFQAATGNVMDHIPKHMRLLPNTSGARTADEAVRIARLARAMGCGNWIKIEVIADNNHLLPDGYATVRATEVLAAEGFVVLPYVNADLYVARDLASAGAAAVMPLGAPIGTNRGLQTREMIRILIEEIDLPIIVDAGLGRPSHACEAMEMGADAVLVNTAIATAADPVSMARAFGEAVRAGRRGFLAGAGLQRLKAEASSPLTGFLEG